A genomic window from Erythrobacter sp. BLCC-B19 includes:
- a CDS encoding beta strand repeat-containing protein translates to MKNIIISGASVLALAIAAPGLAQNVSTIDQTGTSNGATVTQAGQNTSDIDQNGMTNAATVDQDGTGGESTIAQTGNTNRANTTQDTIDGLAEVEQTGNSNQSDITQTDENAGGTLGVPGSDPEAFVTQTGNSNESTVTQTNSAVSFDLIASVNQSGDGSKSTVTQSASGAGSGDLNANVTQANGATSTVTQVASGASAINQDAIIDQDGVNTSTVEQTFLLGNSNRYSATVFQRGTGNESTVTQDDVLPATGFQDERLSATVTQTGDGNTSTVNQLNKIANASVTQSGNNNESEVMQNGSNFMSATVLQTGDDNFSKVDQIGNTQTADIFQAGNNVRSTVNQTGGRSNAAYIDQLVGSDGSQSTVTQNGVGATHQNNDVFVTQSAINNISVATQTGFNSRAEITQSGAGNDSEVTQTGNVDLAPTAVSNRATVNQTGTNGESDVMQSGSLNDALLNQGGDDNLADVKQTGIGNDSDITQSGLSNDALVTQNNNGNVSNIVQSGTGGSVTVTQGGM, encoded by the coding sequence ATGAAGAACATCATCATTTCCGGGGCTTCGGTGCTGGCTCTTGCCATCGCCGCTCCCGGCCTCGCTCAGAACGTGTCGACGATTGACCAGACGGGCACCAGCAATGGCGCAACGGTCACGCAAGCCGGCCAGAACACCTCGGACATCGACCAGAACGGCATGACCAACGCCGCGACCGTCGATCAGGATGGCACCGGCGGCGAATCCACGATCGCACAGACCGGCAACACCAACCGCGCCAACACCACGCAGGACACCATCGATGGCCTCGCCGAAGTGGAGCAGACCGGTAACAGCAACCAGTCCGACATCACCCAGACCGACGAGAATGCGGGCGGCACCCTGGGCGTGCCGGGTTCGGATCCGGAAGCCTTCGTCACGCAGACCGGCAACTCCAACGAGTCGACCGTGACCCAGACCAACAGCGCTGTCAGCTTCGACCTGATCGCCAGCGTCAACCAGAGTGGCGACGGCAGCAAGTCGACCGTGACCCAGTCGGCCAGCGGTGCAGGTTCGGGCGATCTCAACGCCAACGTCACTCAGGCCAATGGCGCGACCTCGACCGTCACGCAGGTGGCAAGCGGGGCATCGGCGATCAACCAGGATGCGATCATCGATCAGGACGGGGTCAACACCTCGACCGTCGAACAGACCTTCCTGCTGGGCAATTCCAACCGGTACAGCGCCACCGTGTTCCAGCGCGGCACCGGCAACGAATCGACCGTGACTCAGGACGACGTGCTGCCCGCCACCGGCTTCCAGGACGAGCGGCTGAGCGCGACCGTCACCCAGACGGGTGATGGCAACACCTCGACCGTGAACCAGCTCAACAAGATCGCCAATGCCTCGGTTACCCAGTCGGGTAACAACAACGAGAGCGAGGTGATGCAGAACGGTTCGAACTTCATGTCGGCAACCGTGCTGCAGACCGGTGACGACAACTTCTCGAAGGTCGATCAGATCGGCAACACCCAGACGGCTGACATCTTCCAGGCTGGCAACAATGTCCGTTCGACGGTCAACCAGACCGGTGGGCGCAGCAATGCGGCCTATATCGACCAGCTGGTGGGTTCGGACGGCTCGCAGTCGACCGTCACCCAGAACGGTGTGGGCGCCACGCATCAGAACAATGATGTCTTCGTGACCCAGTCGGCGATCAACAACATCTCGGTCGCGACGCAGACCGGCTTCAACAGCCGTGCCGAAATCACCCAGTCGGGTGCCGGCAACGACAGTGAAGTCACCCAGACCGGCAATGTCGATCTGGCACCGACGGCGGTCAGCAACCGTGCAACGGTCAATCAGACCGGCACCAACGGCGAATCCGACGTGATGCAGTCGGGCTCGCTCAACGATGCGCTGCTGAACCAGGGCGGGGACGACAACCTCGCCGACGTCAAGCAGACCGGTATCGGCAACGATTCGGACATCACCCAGAGCGGTCTGTCGAACGATGCACTGGTGACGCAGAACAACAACGGCAACGTGTCGAACATCGTTCAGTCGGGCACCGGCGGTTCGGTGACGGTCACGCAGGGCGGAATGTAA
- a CDS encoding beta strand repeat-containing protein, whose protein sequence is MKYAILAGVSVLAFAMAAPAAAQDNSSTITQTGGTQTATVQQTGQNAAATVVQGNADNTTTITQEANSGGDATVTQTGADNNATVGQTALNSVAEIEQSGDRNEASLIQGRAANSNNQTNGQQALLVQAGDDNGIIANQSGTSSDLSISQSGNNNDATLTQSGFDNSSGDDTNPALVGIDQSGNDNDAFVTQSGQLSDAFVNQGGDFNIATINQTVNNLPNPPGGNDPRVATATINQGGDRNESTINQNGPGTATISARLMTATSTQNGDDNDSTITQANTAVLAGASSNAATVTQSGTFNDSSVNQDGVELDATIEQNGDTGESTVIQSGTGSDAFVIQGGSGQIASVTQSGTDNLSQSIQSGSGNELTVTQSGTGGDSGIVQGSSGNVAFVDQIGTGGYSRVYQGDVGPGSNNTADVTQTGLNNSFIGQGTGSRNSATVIQTNTGGPVNTSTVQQGDIDLVGNNVLGDDNTAANITQTGSGNSSTVTQSDTLSLGGFNSAEVTQLGADNLSTVTQNGANNSAEVSQTGDDHQSFVTQTGTGNMATVTQGM, encoded by the coding sequence ATGAAGTATGCAATTCTGGCCGGCGTATCAGTGCTGGCCTTCGCGATGGCGGCACCTGCTGCTGCGCAGGACAATTCGTCCACCATCACCCAGACGGGCGGAACCCAGACGGCAACCGTCCAGCAGACCGGCCAGAACGCCGCTGCGACGGTGGTTCAGGGCAATGCCGACAATACCACTACGATCACGCAGGAAGCCAATTCCGGCGGCGATGCCACGGTGACTCAGACCGGCGCCGACAATAATGCAACCGTGGGCCAGACCGCGCTCAATTCGGTCGCCGAAATCGAGCAGTCGGGTGATCGTAACGAGGCATCGCTGATCCAGGGCCGTGCTGCCAACAGCAACAACCAGACCAACGGCCAGCAAGCACTGCTGGTGCAGGCCGGGGATGACAACGGCATCATCGCCAATCAGTCGGGCACCAGCAGCGATCTCAGCATTTCGCAGAGTGGCAACAACAACGATGCGACGCTGACCCAGTCGGGCTTCGACAACAGCTCGGGCGACGATACGAATCCGGCGCTTGTCGGGATCGACCAGTCGGGCAACGACAATGATGCCTTCGTGACCCAGTCGGGCCAGCTGTCGGACGCTTTTGTCAATCAGGGCGGCGACTTCAACATCGCCACGATCAATCAGACGGTCAACAACCTGCCCAATCCTCCGGGCGGCAATGATCCGCGCGTTGCGACGGCGACCATCAACCAGGGCGGTGATCGCAACGAAAGCACGATCAACCAGAACGGCCCCGGCACGGCGACCATCTCGGCCCGCCTGATGACCGCCACCAGCACGCAGAACGGTGACGACAACGACAGCACCATCACCCAGGCCAACACCGCGGTTCTGGCCGGCGCCTCGTCGAATGCCGCAACTGTCACCCAGAGCGGAACCTTCAACGACTCGAGCGTCAATCAGGACGGCGTCGAGCTGGATGCGACCATTGAGCAGAACGGGGATACGGGCGAATCGACCGTGATCCAGTCGGGCACGGGCAGCGATGCCTTCGTCATTCAAGGTGGTTCGGGCCAGATCGCCAGCGTGACCCAGTCGGGCACCGACAACCTGTCGCAGAGCATCCAGAGCGGCAGCGGCAACGAATTGACCGTGACGCAGAGCGGCACCGGTGGTGATTCGGGCATTGTGCAGGGCAGTTCGGGCAACGTCGCCTTTGTCGACCAGATCGGCACGGGCGGTTACAGCCGGGTGTACCAGGGCGATGTCGGCCCGGGCAGCAACAACACCGCCGATGTGACCCAGACGGGCCTCAACAACTCGTTCATTGGTCAGGGCACCGGAAGCCGCAACTCGGCGACGGTGATCCAGACCAACACCGGCGGGCCGGTCAACACCAGCACCGTGCAGCAGGGCGATATCGACTTGGTCGGCAACAACGTGCTCGGCGATGACAACACGGCTGCCAACATCACTCAGACCGGCAGCGGCAACTCGAGCACTGTGACCCAGTCGGACACGCTGTCCCTGGGCGGCTTCAACTCGGCTGAAGTGACCCAGCTGGGCGCCGACAACCTCAGCACCGTCACGCAGAACGGTGCCAACAACTCGGCCGAGGTCTCGCAGACCGGCGATGATCACCAGTCGTTCGTCACCCAGACGGGCACTGGCAACATGGCCACGGTCACACAGGGTATGTAA
- the csgH gene encoding curli-like amyloid fiber formation chaperone CsgH produces the protein MTPALPPYAAALALLAQATGAPMTDQPHALSLDVHEHDGLVEVQLIGLSPRAQAVSYALEVTGQSTARHRGSTTLAPDTRAVLSTMRTKAGADWCVKLVAEEEGRAPYEITRGACPTP, from the coding sequence ATGACCCCTGCCCTGCCGCCCTATGCTGCGGCGCTGGCTCTGCTTGCGCAGGCAACAGGAGCCCCGATGACCGACCAGCCCCACGCGCTCTCGCTCGATGTCCACGAACACGACGGCCTGGTCGAAGTGCAGCTGATCGGCCTGTCGCCGCGCGCGCAGGCGGTCAGCTATGCGCTCGAAGTGACCGGGCAATCGACCGCGCGCCACCGCGGCTCGACCACGCTCGCGCCCGATACCCGCGCGGTGCTTTCGACCATGCGCACAAAGGCAGGGGCGGACTGGTGCGTGAAACTGGTCGCCGAAGAAGAAGGCCGCGCGCCATACGAGATCACGCGCGGGGCTTGCCCCACCCCGTAG
- a CDS encoding MATE family efflux transporter, whose protein sequence is MTMHDTTTTLDTPGWGQEIRATLALAVPLAATNLLQMLIHAVDVIFIARLGDTPLAASSLAIAIFGLTVWAMTGLVGACAPLISAERGRRLHAVREIRRTVRMGMWVAAGFGCVGMGIAFAGERLLLASGQDPAIAAMAGDFLFVLAFAMIPMILAGVFRIFVAALGKPGYATAITLLALGTNILGNWTLVFGNLGLPALGLMGSALSSVITALAMLAAYVVVITRDRTLRRYRIFGRWWRPEWRRLRDIMVIGTPIALTVLAEAGLFSGAALLMGRFGETELAAHTLALNLAALAFQIPFGTAQAATIRVGFHHGAGDAQAAGRAGWVALAIGTGFMSTTALAMLLMPTLLLKVYIDPAAPANAALVGFALQYLLWAAIFQLADGVQAVGAGALRGLQDTQVPMWIAIFSYWVPGFGLAIGLGFYTPLEGTGVWIGLATGLFFAAAGLLWRWARRDRLGLTDYAAAA, encoded by the coding sequence ATGACCATGCACGATACCACCACCACTCTCGACACGCCCGGCTGGGGGCAGGAGATCCGCGCGACGCTGGCGCTGGCGGTGCCGCTGGCTGCGACCAATCTGCTGCAAATGCTGATCCACGCGGTCGACGTGATCTTCATCGCGCGCCTCGGCGACACGCCGCTTGCCGCATCGAGCCTTGCGATCGCGATCTTCGGCCTCACGGTCTGGGCCATGACCGGCCTCGTCGGCGCCTGCGCGCCGCTGATCTCCGCCGAGCGCGGGCGGCGCTTGCACGCGGTGCGCGAGATCCGCCGCACGGTGCGGATGGGAATGTGGGTGGCCGCGGGATTCGGCTGCGTCGGCATGGGGATTGCCTTTGCCGGTGAGCGGCTGCTGCTGGCGAGCGGTCAGGATCCCGCGATTGCGGCGATGGCGGGCGATTTCCTGTTTGTGCTGGCCTTCGCGATGATCCCCATGATCCTTGCCGGCGTGTTCCGCATCTTCGTCGCCGCGCTGGGCAAGCCCGGCTATGCCACCGCGATCACGCTGCTGGCGCTGGGCACCAATATCCTCGGCAACTGGACGCTGGTGTTCGGCAATCTCGGCCTGCCTGCGCTGGGCCTGATGGGCTCGGCGCTGTCGAGCGTCATCACAGCGCTCGCGATGCTGGCGGCCTATGTCGTCGTCATCACCCGCGATCGCACGCTCAGGCGCTATCGCATCTTCGGGCGCTGGTGGCGGCCGGAATGGCGGCGGCTGCGCGACATCATGGTGATCGGCACGCCGATTGCGCTCACCGTGCTGGCCGAGGCCGGGCTGTTCAGCGGCGCGGCACTGCTCATGGGCCGCTTCGGCGAGACCGAGCTTGCCGCGCATACGCTGGCGCTGAACCTCGCCGCGCTCGCCTTCCAGATCCCCTTCGGCACCGCACAGGCGGCGACGATCCGCGTGGGCTTCCACCATGGTGCGGGTGACGCGCAAGCGGCGGGCCGGGCGGGCTGGGTCGCGCTCGCGATCGGCACGGGGTTCATGAGCACCACCGCGCTTGCGATGCTGCTGATGCCGACGCTGCTGCTCAAGGTCTATATCGACCCGGCCGCCCCGGCCAATGCAGCGCTGGTGGGCTTTGCGCTGCAATATCTGCTGTGGGCGGCGATCTTCCAGCTGGCCGACGGCGTGCAGGCGGTGGGCGCGGGGGCGCTCAGGGGCTTGCAGGACACCCAGGTGCCGATGTGGATCGCGATCTTCAGCTATTGGGTGCCCGGCTTCGGTCTCGCCATCGGCCTTGGCTTCTACACCCCGCTTGAGGGAACGGGCGTGTGGATCGGGCTTGCCACCGGGCTGTTCTTCGCTGCGGCCGGGCTGCTGTGGCGCTGGGCGCGGCGCGACCGTCTGGGGCTGACGGACTACGCCGCTGCGGCCTAG
- a CDS encoding mechanosensitive ion channel family protein yields the protein MSAPKLPPKIAASLGDEINFAHEAWLWLKTNLAYLTGAVAVLVIGVILARWLSRWADRALTRSGRIEPTVAKFLSNIIKYALWVVVGITVLTQFGVQTTSIIAALGGLALAVGLALQGTLSNVAAGVMILIQRPFRVGEAITAGAVTGVVQGIGLFTTELLQYDGLYVMVPNNELWNKPIINFSRMPKRRFELLIGIGYDDSIEQARAELLALANADQRVLSEPAPTVFVAALADSAVTMGLRVWCKTEDYLGLSWALTEATKRRFDEVGISIPFPQREVRALPAKS from the coding sequence ATGTCCGCCCCCAAACTGCCGCCCAAGATCGCCGCCAGTCTCGGCGACGAGATCAATTTCGCCCATGAGGCATGGCTGTGGCTGAAGACCAACCTCGCCTATCTGACCGGCGCGGTGGCGGTGCTGGTGATCGGGGTGATCCTCGCCCGGTGGCTCTCGCGCTGGGCCGACCGCGCGCTGACCCGATCGGGCCGGATCGAGCCGACGGTTGCCAAGTTCCTCAGCAATATCATCAAGTATGCGCTGTGGGTGGTGGTCGGCATCACGGTGCTGACCCAGTTCGGGGTGCAGACGACCTCGATCATCGCAGCGCTGGGCGGCCTCGCGCTGGCTGTGGGGCTGGCGCTTCAGGGCACGCTGTCGAATGTCGCGGCCGGGGTGATGATCCTGATCCAGCGGCCCTTCCGCGTGGGCGAGGCGATCACCGCGGGCGCTGTCACCGGGGTGGTTCAGGGCATCGGCCTGTTCACCACCGAACTGCTGCAATATGACGGGCTCTACGTCATGGTTCCCAATAACGAGCTGTGGAACAAGCCGATCATCAACTTCTCGCGGATGCCCAAGCGGCGGTTCGAGCTGCTGATCGGGATCGGCTATGACGACAGCATCGAACAGGCGCGGGCCGAGCTGCTGGCGCTGGCCAATGCCGATCAGCGGGTCTTGTCCGAACCCGCGCCCACCGTGTTCGTGGCGGCGCTGGCCGATAGTGCGGTGACGATGGGCCTGAGGGTATGGTGCAAGACCGAGGATTATCTCGGCCTGTCCTGGGCCTTGACCGAAGCGACCAAGCGGCGGTTCGACGAGGTCGGCATTTCGATCCCCTTCCCGCAGCGCGAGGTCAGGGCGCTGCCAGCCAAGTCCTAG
- a CDS encoding co-chaperone GroES, whose translation MAFRPLHDRVVVRRIEADTKTAGGIIIPDSAQEKPSEGEVIAVGEGARDDAGNRITPDVKVGDRVLFGKWSGTEVKIAGEDLLIMKESDIMGIVG comes from the coding sequence ATGGCATTTCGTCCGCTGCACGACCGCGTTGTGGTCCGTCGCATCGAAGCCGACACCAAGACTGCCGGCGGCATCATCATCCCCGACAGCGCTCAGGAAAAGCCGAGCGAAGGCGAAGTCATCGCCGTGGGCGAAGGCGCCCGTGACGATGCCGGCAACCGCATCACCCCCGACGTCAAGGTCGGCGACCGCGTGCTGTTCGGCAAGTGGTCGGGCACCGAAGTCAAGATCGCTGGCGAAGACCTGCTGATCATGAAGGAAAGCGACATCATGGGGATCGTCGGCTAA
- the groL gene encoding chaperonin GroEL (60 kDa chaperone family; promotes refolding of misfolded polypeptides especially under stressful conditions; forms two stacked rings of heptamers to form a barrel-shaped 14mer; ends can be capped by GroES; misfolded proteins enter the barrel where they are refolded when GroES binds) — MAAKDVKFGREAREGILRGVDILANAVKVTLGPKGRNVVIDKSFGAPRITKDGVSVAKEIELKDKYENMGAQMLREVASKANDAAGDGTTTATVLAQAIVTEGMKSVAAGMNPMDLKRGIDQAVLAVVENLKARSKDVSDSSEIAQVGIISANGDREVGEKIAEAMEKVGKEGVITVEEAKGLEFELDVVEGMQFDRGYLSPYFITNPDKMTVELDNPYILIHEKKLSNLQSMLPILEAVVQSGRPLLIIAEDIEGEALATLVVNKLRGGLKVAAVKAPGFGDRRKAMLQDIAILTKGEMISEDLGIKLENVTVGMLGQAKKVSIDKDNTTIVDGAGSADDIKARVAEIRTQIDNTTSDYDREKLQERLAKLAGGVAVIKVGGATEVEVKERKDRVDDALHATRAAVEEGIVPGGGTALLYATKALEGLKGANEDQTRGIDIIRKAITAPIKQIATNAGHDGAVVAGNLLRENDETQGFNAATDTYENLVKAGVIDPTKVVRTALQDAASVAGLLITTEAAIVERPEDKPAAPAMPDMGGMGF; from the coding sequence ATGGCTGCCAAGGACGTGAAGTTCGGCCGCGAAGCCCGTGAAGGCATTCTGCGCGGCGTCGATATCCTCGCCAACGCTGTCAAGGTGACCCTCGGCCCCAAGGGCCGCAACGTTGTCATCGACAAGAGCTTCGGCGCGCCGCGCATCACCAAGGACGGTGTGAGCGTCGCCAAGGAAATCGAGCTCAAGGACAAGTACGAGAACATGGGCGCGCAGATGCTGCGCGAAGTGGCCTCGAAGGCGAATGACGCTGCCGGTGACGGCACCACAACCGCCACCGTGCTCGCTCAGGCGATCGTCACCGAAGGCATGAAGTCGGTCGCGGCCGGCATGAACCCGATGGATCTGAAGCGCGGCATCGATCAGGCCGTGCTCGCCGTGGTCGAAAACCTCAAGGCCCGTTCGAAGGACGTGTCGGACAGCTCGGAAATCGCGCAGGTCGGCATCATCTCCGCGAATGGCGACCGTGAAGTCGGCGAAAAGATCGCCGAAGCCATGGAAAAGGTCGGCAAGGAAGGCGTCATTACCGTCGAGGAAGCCAAGGGCCTCGAGTTCGAACTCGATGTCGTCGAAGGCATGCAGTTCGACCGCGGCTACCTGTCGCCCTACTTCATCACCAACCCCGACAAGATGACCGTGGAACTGGATAACCCCTACATCCTGATCCACGAGAAGAAGCTGTCGAACCTCCAGTCGATGCTGCCGATCCTCGAAGCCGTGGTGCAGTCGGGCCGTCCGCTGCTGATCATCGCCGAGGACATCGAAGGCGAAGCGCTGGCGACCCTCGTGGTCAACAAGCTGCGCGGCGGCCTCAAGGTTGCAGCGGTGAAGGCTCCGGGCTTCGGCGATCGTCGCAAGGCGATGCTGCAGGACATCGCGATCCTCACCAAGGGCGAGATGATCAGCGAAGACCTCGGCATCAAGCTGGAAAACGTCACCGTCGGCATGCTCGGTCAGGCCAAGAAGGTCTCGATCGACAAGGACAACACCACCATCGTCGATGGCGCCGGTTCGGCTGACGACATCAAGGCGCGCGTCGCCGAAATCCGCACCCAGATCGACAACACCACCAGCGACTATGACCGCGAGAAGCTCCAGGAGCGTCTCGCCAAGCTCGCCGGCGGTGTGGCCGTGATCAAGGTTGGCGGTGCGACCGAAGTCGAAGTGAAGGAGCGCAAGGACCGCGTCGACGACGCTCTCCACGCGACCCGCGCTGCGGTGGAAGAAGGCATCGTTCCGGGCGGCGGTACCGCGCTGCTCTACGCCACCAAGGCTCTCGAAGGGCTGAAGGGCGCGAACGAAGACCAGACCCGCGGCATCGACATCATCCGCAAGGCGATCACCGCCCCGATCAAGCAGATCGCGACCAACGCCGGTCACGATGGCGCGGTCGTCGCGGGCAACCTGCTGCGCGAGAATGACGAAACCCAGGGCTTCAACGCCGCCACCGACACCTACGAGAACCTGGTGAAGGCCGGCGTGATCGACCCGACCAAGGTCGTCCGCACCGCGCTGCAGGATGCGGCTTCGGTCGCCGGCCTGCTGATCACCACCGAAGCGGCGATCGTCGAGCGTCCGGAAGACAAGCCGGCCGCCCCCGCCATGCCCGACATGGGCGGCATGGGGTTCTAA
- the glpX gene encoding class II fructose-bisphosphatase: protein MNSTPDTDLVPAGQASAENAIQRVLVLEMVRVTEAAAIAAAQLVGRGDEKAADAAAVEAMRKAFDNLYIDGTVVIGEGERDEAPMLYIGEKVGMGKGPKIDIALDPLEGTTITAKAGPNALAVLAAAEEGCLLNAPDVYMDKLAVGPGYPEGIIDLAKSPTENVCAVAKAKGVEPSQINVCVLDRPRHADLIAELRSLGCGVVLIGDGDVAGVIAVTDEETTIDLYMGQGGAPEGVLAAAALRCVGGQFNGRLVFRNDDEKARAAKWGIEDLNRIYKLEDLAKGDCIFAATGVTDGSLLGGVKRRRKPTGQTILTTESVVMRASSGTVRWIRGEHRIG from the coding sequence ATGAACTCGACACCCGATACCGACCTCGTGCCTGCCGGGCAAGCTTCCGCCGAAAACGCGATCCAGCGCGTCCTGGTGCTGGAGATGGTGCGCGTCACCGAAGCGGCGGCGATTGCGGCAGCGCAGCTGGTCGGGCGCGGGGACGAGAAGGCGGCTGACGCAGCCGCGGTGGAAGCCATGCGCAAGGCCTTCGACAACCTCTATATCGACGGCACCGTGGTGATCGGCGAAGGCGAGCGTGACGAGGCACCGATGCTCTATATCGGCGAGAAGGTCGGCATGGGCAAAGGCCCGAAGATCGACATCGCATTGGATCCGCTCGAAGGCACCACCATCACCGCCAAGGCGGGGCCCAATGCGCTTGCGGTGCTGGCGGCGGCGGAAGAAGGCTGCCTGCTCAACGCACCCGACGTCTATATGGACAAGCTGGCGGTCGGCCCGGGCTATCCCGAGGGCATCATCGATCTCGCCAAGTCGCCCACCGAAAACGTCTGCGCGGTCGCCAAGGCCAAGGGTGTCGAACCGTCGCAGATCAACGTCTGCGTGCTCGATCGTCCGCGCCATGCTGACCTCATCGCCGAGCTGCGCAGCCTCGGCTGCGGCGTGGTGCTGATCGGCGACGGCGATGTCGCGGGGGTGATCGCGGTGACCGACGAGGAAACCACCATCGACCTCTACATGGGCCAGGGCGGCGCGCCCGAAGGCGTGCTGGCGGCGGCCGCGCTGCGCTGCGTCGGCGGGCAGTTCAACGGGCGGCTGGTGTTCCGCAACGATGACGAAAAGGCCCGTGCCGCCAAGTGGGGGATCGAAGACCTCAATCGCATCTACAAGCTGGAAGACCTCGCCAAGGGTGACTGCATCTTCGCCGCCACCGGGGTGACCGACGGTTCGCTGCTGGGCGGGGTCAAGCGCCGCCGCAAGCCGACCGGACAGACGATCCTGACCACCGAAAGCGTGGTGATGCGGGCCAGCTCTGGAACGGTGCGGTGGATCCGGGGCGAACACCGGATCGGGTGA
- a CDS encoding Imm39 family immunity protein, whose amino-acid sequence MQPPAKPPHDTKLGFTGVALTTARLPKTTYEAFAAVKAELEPILVASGFFKDAPFSWITLAIRYGLRNEEKPHYGRISKKYGDLPLSLEVDVHEMLGASLDELKVVIRRASLRALIHAGEKYHRPINALRDLADQGTLRGSSLN is encoded by the coding sequence ATGCAGCCACCAGCCAAACCTCCTCATGACACCAAACTGGGCTTCACGGGTGTCGCGCTGACAACGGCACGCCTGCCAAAGACAACGTACGAGGCGTTTGCGGCTGTAAAGGCGGAGCTGGAGCCGATATTGGTCGCGTCAGGCTTTTTCAAGGATGCGCCGTTTTCCTGGATCACCCTTGCGATACGATACGGCCTCAGGAACGAGGAGAAGCCCCACTACGGTCGGATCTCCAAAAAGTATGGCGATCTACCCTTGTCGTTGGAAGTTGATGTCCATGAGATGCTCGGAGCGTCCTTGGATGAGTTGAAGGTTGTCATTCGCCGGGCATCGCTTCGTGCATTGATCCATGCTGGCGAGAAGTATCACCGCCCAATCAATGCGTTGCGCGACCTTGCTGACCAAGGCACTTTGCGTGGAAGCTCGCTTAACTAA
- a CDS encoding homoserine dehydrogenase, translated as MTTANTAAAPLRIAIAGLGTVGAGVIRLLDTNAKLIAARAGRPIEVVAVSARERGKDRGVDIARFAWEDDMTALARRDDVDVVVELVGGSDGPALACSRAALGAGKGLVTANKAMIAHHGLELAQLAEANNAALKFEAAVAGGIPVIKGLREGTSANALTKVYGILNGTCNYILSEMEATGADFAAVLAEAQRLGFAEADPAFDIEGVDAAHKLAILAAIGFGTQVDFASVRVTGITQVRAADIAQADALGFVIRLIGEADVEEAADGPRLLQRVRPCLVAKGHPLSAVDGPTNAVVAEGNFSGRLLFQGAGAGDGPTASAVAADLIDIARDEVGAPFSIPSAQLAALPPAEPGDRTERTYLRFMVKDRPGVLAELTAALRDGDVSIESLIQQGRSQSGGEVMVAMVTHEGPERCVAKALALLEGSESLAGDPLVLPILPL; from the coding sequence TTGACTACCGCCAACACCGCCGCCGCACCGCTGCGCATTGCCATTGCCGGGCTCGGCACCGTCGGCGCAGGCGTGATCCGGCTGCTCGATACCAACGCGAAGCTGATCGCCGCGCGCGCCGGGCGCCCGATCGAGGTGGTCGCGGTCAGCGCGCGCGAGCGGGGCAAGGATCGCGGCGTCGACATCGCCCGCTTCGCCTGGGAAGACGACATGACCGCGCTCGCCCGGCGCGATGACGTTGACGTGGTGGTCGAGCTGGTCGGCGGGTCGGATGGCCCGGCGCTCGCCTGCTCGCGCGCGGCGCTCGGGGCGGGCAAGGGGCTGGTCACCGCCAACAAGGCGATGATCGCGCATCACGGGCTGGAGCTTGCCCAGCTGGCAGAGGCGAACAATGCCGCGCTGAAGTTCGAGGCGGCGGTCGCGGGCGGGATCCCGGTCATCAAGGGCCTGCGCGAAGGCACCTCGGCCAACGCGCTCACCAAGGTCTACGGCATCCTCAACGGCACCTGCAATTACATCCTGTCCGAGATGGAAGCGACCGGCGCGGACTTCGCCGCCGTGCTGGCCGAAGCCCAACGCCTCGGGTTTGCGGAGGCTGATCCGGCCTTCGACATCGAGGGCGTGGACGCGGCGCACAAGCTCGCCATCCTCGCCGCGATCGGCTTCGGCACGCAGGTCGATTTCGCCAGCGTGCGGGTGACGGGCATCACGCAGGTGCGCGCTGCCGACATTGCCCAGGCCGATGCGCTGGGCTTTGTCATCAGGCTGATCGGCGAGGCCGATGTCGAGGAGGCCGCCGATGGCCCGCGCCTGCTCCAGCGCGTGCGCCCCTGCCTCGTCGCCAAGGGCCACCCCTTGAGCGCCGTCGATGGCCCCACCAACGCCGTGGTGGCCGAGGGCAATTTCTCCGGCCGCCTGCTGTTCCAGGGCGCAGGCGCAGGCGACGGCCCCACGGCGAGCGCGGTCGCCGCCGACCTCATCGACATCGCCCGCGACGAAGTGGGCGCGCCTTTCTCGATCCCCTCGGCCCAGCTCGCCGCGCTGCCGCCGGCCGAGCCGGGTGACCGGACCGAACGCACCTATCTGCGCTTCATGGTGAAAGACCGCCCCGGCGTGCTCGCCGAACTCACCGCCGCGCTGCGCGACGGGGACGTGTCGATCGAGAGCCTGATCCAGCAGGGTCGATCGCAGAGCGGGGGCGAGGTGATGGTGGCGATGGTCACCCACGAAGGCCCGGAACGCTGCGTCGCCAAGGCGCTGGCGCTGCTGGAGGGGTCGGAAAGCCTCGCTGGCGATCCGCTGGTGCTTCCGATCCTGCCGCTTTAG